Sequence from the Streptomyces sp. NBC_00440 genome:
TGATCGGCGCCCAGCGCCTGTTCACGGGCGGCGGCCACCTCCCGGTAGATCTCCAGCGCCTCCGGCCAGCGCCCCAACTGTCCCAGCGCGTAGGCGACTTCGTACCGGGTCACCAGGGTGTCCGGGTGCGCGGCGCCGAGCACGGCGGCACGCGCAGCGGCGACCTCGCACGCCATCCGGTGCGAGTCCTCCAGCCGCCCCAGCCTGCTCAGGTTGAAGGCGAGGTTGTGCCGGCAGCGCAGCGTGTCCGGGTGGTCAGGACCGACGGTGCGCTCCCGGGCGGCGAGCACCGACGCGTACACCTGGTGCGCCTCGAAGTGGCGGCCGAGCTGACCCAGTACGTACGCGGTCTCCTGCCGGGCGGCGAGGGTCTCGGGATGGTCGGCGCCCAGGGCCCGCTCCCGGCCGTCGGCGACCCGGGTGAACTCGCGCAGCGCGTCGGCCGCTCGCCCGGTACGGCTCAGTGTGAAGCCCACCTCGTAACGGCTGGCCAGGGTGTCCGGATGGCCGGGGCCGAGGACGTACTCACGCTCGGCCGCCACGGCCCGGTGCACCTCCCCCGCCTCCGCCCAGCGGCCCAGCCTGCTCAGGCTCAGCCCGGCGTTGTGGCGGCCGGCGAGCGCGGCGACCAGATCCGGCGGCGGGGTGGGCCGCTGCCCGGTGGAGACCACAGGGACGGCAGCGGCTCCGCGCGGAGGTCCGGCGGTCGTCCACTCACCGGTGAGCGCCGTCGCCCGGTCGGTGGGGGTGGAGGTGACCGTCCAGGTCCCGGTGGCCTTGTGGCCGGTGGTCATGGACCGGGTCCAGGGCGGCAGCGGCGGCAGCCGCGGGGGCAGCTGGACCGCAGGCCCCGGCACGGCCGTCGCGGCCAGCCCTGCCGCCGGTGTCTCCGGGCCGAGCAGCAGGCCGAACTCCCTGGCGTCCGCGGGGCGCTCGTCCGGGGTCTTGGCGAGCAGGTCGAGGACGGCCCGGTCGAAGAACTCCGGCAGTTCGGACCGGTGGCTGCGCGGTGGTTCGGGCACGGTGTCCCGGTGTCCGACGAGCACCGCCCAGGCGTCGTCGAGGTCGAACGGCGGTGCCCCGGTGGCGATTTCGTACAGCACGCACCCCAGTGAGTAGAGATCGCTGCGGTGGTCGATCTCACCGCCGCCGATCTGCTCGGGTGACATGTAGTGCGGGGTGCCCATGGCGATGCCGGTACCGGTGAGCCGGGAGGTGAAGCCGATGTCGTGGCCCAGGCGGGCGATGCCGAAGTCACAGATCTTCACCGTGCCGTCGGTGAGCCGCATGATGTTGGCGGGCTTCAGGTCCCGGTGGACGATGCCCTGTTCATGGGTGTACGCGAGGGCGGAGGCGACCTGCCGGGCGATGTCGACGACGTCGGGCACCGGCAGCGGCCGCTGCTCGTTCGCGACGAGGAGCTGGCTGAGGTTCTGGCCGTCGAGCAGCTCCATGACGAGGTACAGGACGCCCTCGTACTCACCGAAGTCGTGGACGACGGTGACCCCGCGATGCTGGAGGGAGGCCGCGACCCGCGCCTCGCGGCGGAAGCGCTCGCGCAGCACCCGGGTGAAGGACTGGTCGTGCTGGGGTCCCAGCGGCTTGAGGCACTTGACGGCGACATGGCGGCCCAGGGACTCGTCACGCGCCCGCCACACCTCGCCCATGCCCCCGCGCCCGATCGCTTCGAGCAGCCGGTACCGGCCGTGGATCAGCCTGGTGTCCGCCATCTCGTGCTGTCGCCCCCGTCGCCTCGCTGCACCGTCCCCGGCCCGTCCAGTATGGCGTCCGGTGTCCGGAGTTTGTACGGTGCCGGACGGCTGCCCGGGCCCAAGCGCGCCATTGCCTTCAGAATATGGCCAGGTGGCAGCTGCCAGCGCAGCCGGTCGGGGATGCAGCGCAGGGCGTTGCCGGTGGCGGTGAGCCGACGGTTCACGGTCTCCGGGCCGGGTGCCGGTCTCCCGTAGAGCTCATGGGCGTACGGAGGCAGTGAGGCGTACGCGAGAGCGGCCACCTGCCGCCAGAGCGCCGCGCGCGCCGGAGCGAGAACGGCGGGAACGGGGGGCCTGCGCAGGAACGCGTCGACCTCGTGGGACTCCGCGGTGGCGGCGAGTTCGGGGCGTACCGACTCGAAGTACGCGGCGAGTGCGGCCCGGTCCGCGGGCACCTCCGCCGGGTCGAGCCCGACCAGCCGGGCGCTCTCGCGGTTCTCGTCGATGTAGCGGTCGGCCTGCGCGTCGCCGATGGGGACGCCGGAGCGGCGCAGGACGCCGAGGTACGAGTCGATCTCGGCGCAGTGCACCCAGAGCAGGAGCGCCGGCTCACCGACGCCGTACCGCTCCCCGGTCACGGGATCGGTGGCACCGAGGAAGCTGTGGATCCGGCGGACCCGGGCGCCCGCCTGCTCGGCGGCCTCGGTCGTGCCGTAGGTGATGGTGCCGACGAAGCTCGCGGTGCGCAGCAGCCGCCCCCAGGCGTCCCGGCGGAAGTCCGAATTCTGGATGACGCCGCGGACCGCGCGGGGGTGCAGCGCCTGGAGGTAGAGGGCGCGGACACCGGCGATCCACATGACCGGGTCCGCGTGTGCCTGCCAGGTCACCGATCCGGGGCCGAAGAGGCCGGGGTCCGGTCGGTCCGCCGTACGCGGTCTGTCGCTCATGCCGCTCCGCCGCCGCTCGTTGTCCTGCCGGGCAGCTCGCTGGTTGCTACCGACCGGCCGTCTCCGTTCCCGGACCGGTTCCGGGCCGGACCTCCTGGGTCACATGTCCCCCACGTACGGGATGCCCCGGTTCGCAGCGCGCCACTCCGTGCTGAGCGTGCGGGTTCCCTCCCGGACGAACGCCGCGGGAGAGCGATGCGCTCCCCTCGCTGCCCGGCCCGGCCGGGAGGGTCCGGTCAGCAGCAAAGCGATCCGGAAGAAATGTCCTAGGCCTCGACGGAGGAGCCCTGCGCCCCGGGCCACTGAGTGGCCGGGGTCATTCCGTTGGCCCCATGAGACACCGAAGAGCCCTGCGCCCCGGGCCATTGGGTTGCCACGGTCTTGCTGGTGCTCCCAGGAGACTCAGCCGCCGCCTGCCAGGCCAGGCCGAGCACCGACAACGAAAGCACTGCTGAAAGAGCAGTAGCGATCAGCTTCTTCTTACCGTTGTTCATAGGTTCCCCTCAGCACCTCAACCAGCTGGCAGAATCCGTCAGTTGGCAACTCTCCGCTGGTCAGGCGGTCGGTTGTGCGATGATCCGTCAGATTAACATGGCACGCACACGCGACTTGTGGCCTGTGCGTCCAGCACAGCGGCCGGATCGCCGGGTCACCCACCTTCTGCCCACTCCGCCGGCGCCGCGTCGAGCAGCTCGGCGAGGCGGGCGCGGTCCGGCAGGGGGCCGTGGTCGCCGGTCACCCGCAGTGCGGCGCCCGCCGTCAGATGCCCCAACCGCAGCGCCCGTACGGGTTCTTCGCCGCGCAGCAGCCCGGCGAGGAACCCGGCAGCGAACGCGTCGCCGGCGCCCACCGGTTCGATGACTTCGACCGGGGGCGCGGGCACCGTGTGAGCCCGGGGGCCGTCGAAGGCGGTGGCGGCCCGGGCACCGTCCTTGACGACGAGGACGGGCGGCTGTGGCAGCAACTCCCGTACGGCGAAGGCGTCGGCCAGTTCGTCTCCCCACAGCGCCTGCGCCTCGTCGAGGCCCACGAACGTGATGTCCGCCCTTCGGGCGAGCCCGAGCAGCACGGCGGGCGCCGCACCGTCCGCCCACAGAGCGGCCCGGTGGTTGACGTCGAAGCTCACGGGGCACGGGCGTTCAGCGATGTCGGGCCGGAGCAGCGCGAGGACCAGGTCCCGGCAGCCCGCCGAGAGCGCCGGGGTGATGCCGCTGAGGTGGATGAGGCCTGCGGAGCGCACGGCGTCGTCGTCCAGCAGGTCCGGGGTCAGGGCCGAGGCGGCGGAGCCGCGGCGGTAGTAGTGGACGCGGGTGCCCTCGGTGCCGGGGTCCTTGACGAGGAGTCCGGTCGGGCGGTGCGGGTCGGTGCGTACGCCGCTGATGTCGACACCGGCCGCGGCCACCTCGGCGCGGATCCGGTGTCCGAACGGGTCGTCACCGAGCGCGGAGACCCAACGGCTGGGCACCCCGTGGTCGGCGAGGTACATCGCCACGTTGGACTCGGCGCCCGCGATCCGGATCCCGAGCAGACCGGCGCCGTCCAGCGGGGCGGCGGGTTCGGGGATCAGCGCGGCCATGGTCTCACCGATACAGGTCACCGGCCCGGTCACCGGCCGCCGGCCGGTTCCGTGGGAGCTGTGCATCGACGTCACTCGGTTCTCCCGGGGTGGTAGGCACACGTGGGCAGGCCCCGGACGCCGGCCCGGGTGGCGAAGACCGCGCCGTCCAGCGGTCCGGGTGCGGCGAGACCGTGCCGCGCGCTGGTGACGTACAGGCTGTCCCCGTCGAGGCACAGCCCGGCGGGCTGCGTCGCCGGAATGCGGATCTGCCGGTCCAAGGTGCCGTCGGCGCGGTAGCGGTGGACGGTGCCGGTACCCCAGACCGCAGTCCACAGGGCGCCTTCGGCGTCCACCGTCATACCGTCGGGGCTGCCGCGGTCGAAGACGGCGAAAGTGTCCGGCGTACCCGGCAGTCCGGTGTCCGGATCGACCGGGTACCGGCGGATGATGCCCTTGGCGCTGTCGGCGAGGTACATCACGGTGCCGTCCGCGGAGAATGCCGGGCCGTTGGGCACGGTGAGGCCGTCCAGCACCCGGATCACCGTGCCGTCGTGGTCGACACGGTAGAG
This genomic interval carries:
- a CDS encoding serine/threonine-protein kinase — translated: MADTRLIHGRYRLLEAIGRGGMGEVWRARDESLGRHVAVKCLKPLGPQHDQSFTRVLRERFRREARVAASLQHRGVTVVHDFGEYEGVLYLVMELLDGQNLSQLLVANEQRPLPVPDVVDIARQVASALAYTHEQGIVHRDLKPANIMRLTDGTVKICDFGIARLGHDIGFTSRLTGTGIAMGTPHYMSPEQIGGGEIDHRSDLYSLGCVLYEIATGAPPFDLDDAWAVLVGHRDTVPEPPRSHRSELPEFFDRAVLDLLAKTPDERPADAREFGLLLGPETPAAGLAATAVPGPAVQLPPRLPPLPPWTRSMTTGHKATGTWTVTSTPTDRATALTGEWTTAGPPRGAAAVPVVSTGQRPTPPPDLVAALAGRHNAGLSLSRLGRWAEAGEVHRAVAAEREYVLGPGHPDTLASRYEVGFTLSRTGRAADALREFTRVADGRERALGADHPETLAARQETAYVLGQLGRHFEAHQVYASVLAARERTVGPDHPDTLRCRHNLAFNLSRLGRLEDSHRMACEVAAARAAVLGAAHPDTLVTRYEVAYALGQLGRWPEALEIYREVAAAREQALGADHPDTLATRYEVAISLGRLGRSAEALERFGALVGDRTRVQGPADPETLRARHGLGVNLGRLGRWDEALAEAREVCALREQALGGDHPDTLVSRREIAVGLGWLGRWADALTVYRAVAAARERVLGLDHPDALASRNDEAHCLEQLGCGDEAAELYRQVAARRQQRSAPGL
- a CDS encoding oxygenase MpaB family protein; translated protein: MSDRPRTADRPDPGLFGPGSVTWQAHADPVMWIAGVRALYLQALHPRAVRGVIQNSDFRRDAWGRLLRTASFVGTITYGTTEAAEQAGARVRRIHSFLGATDPVTGERYGVGEPALLLWVHCAEIDSYLGVLRRSGVPIGDAQADRYIDENRESARLVGLDPAEVPADRAALAAYFESVRPELAATAESHEVDAFLRRPPVPAVLAPARAALWRQVAALAYASLPPYAHELYGRPAPGPETVNRRLTATGNALRCIPDRLRWQLPPGHILKAMARLGPGSRPAPYKLRTPDAILDGPGTVQRGDGGDSTRWRTPG
- a CDS encoding sugar kinase; this encodes MHSSHGTGRRPVTGPVTCIGETMAALIPEPAAPLDGAGLLGIRIAGAESNVAMYLADHGVPSRWVSALGDDPFGHRIRAEVAAAGVDISGVRTDPHRPTGLLVKDPGTEGTRVHYYRRGSAASALTPDLLDDDAVRSAGLIHLSGITPALSAGCRDLVLALLRPDIAERPCPVSFDVNHRAALWADGAAPAVLLGLARRADITFVGLDEAQALWGDELADAFAVRELLPQPPVLVVKDGARAATAFDGPRAHTVPAPPVEVIEPVGAGDAFAAGFLAGLLRGEEPVRALRLGHLTAGAALRVTGDHGPLPDRARLAELLDAAPAEWAEGG
- a CDS encoding SMP-30/gluconolactonase/LRE family protein, encoding MTAGTPAVCWQDRLGLGEGIRAVDGGIVLVDILTGRLLAGPTDRSAPLTQLARLPVPLGAVAPVHSRPGTWIAAAGTGICLITAHGRTEWLARPEDGAATAMRMNDATADPYGRFWAGSMACDAEDGAGSLYRVDHDGTVIRVLDGLTVPNGPAFSADGTVMYLADSAKGIIRRYPVDPDTGLPGTPDTFAVFDRGSPDGMTVDAEGALWTAVWGTGTVHRYRADGTLDRQIRIPATQPAGLCLDGDSLYVTSARHGLAAPGPLDGAVFATRAGVRGLPTCAYHPGRTE